One Pseudonocardia abyssalis DNA segment encodes these proteins:
- a CDS encoding AMP-binding protein produces the protein MPVRSPYPDVEIPEISLFDFLFTDFGGRDAEPALIDGGSGASISFAELRGMSERIAAALAERGITKGDVVGIFSPNTPYYAAVFHGILRANAIVTSANSLYSPGELAHQLKDSGAKLLFTASPFLERAAAAVEQAGLPADSIIVLDGAEGYPSLRDLLGSTADVPAADVVATDTAVLPYSSGTTGLAKGVILTHRNLVANLLQIQQMGTVTGETKILAVLPFFHIYGMTVMMNQGLHANATVITMPKFDLPEFLRIISEYQIQRVYIAPPVAVALAKHPIVDQYDLSCIDIIFSGAAPLDAELGHAMGKRLGCTVLQGYGMTELSPVSHCMPDDRADLDLNSSGFALPNIECKLVDPETGEEVGPGGRGELWVKGPNVMVGYLNNPEATAATLDDEGYLHTGDVAEVTEEGVFSIVDRVKELIKYKGYQVPPAELEALLLTNAKIADAAVIGVKDAEGEEVPKAFIVTQQGAEITADEVMAFVAERIAPHKKVRVVEFIDEIPKSASGKILRKDLRAREAANA, from the coding sequence ATGCCCGTTCGCAGCCCGTACCCGGACGTCGAGATCCCGGAGATCTCCCTGTTCGACTTCCTGTTCACCGATTTCGGTGGCCGCGACGCCGAGCCCGCCCTGATCGACGGCGGCTCGGGTGCGTCGATCTCCTTCGCCGAGCTCCGCGGGATGTCGGAGCGGATCGCGGCGGCGCTGGCCGAGCGGGGCATCACCAAGGGTGACGTCGTCGGCATCTTCTCCCCGAACACGCCGTACTACGCGGCGGTGTTCCACGGCATCCTGCGCGCCAACGCGATCGTCACCAGCGCCAACTCGCTCTACAGCCCCGGCGAGCTCGCCCACCAGCTCAAGGACTCCGGCGCGAAGCTGCTGTTCACCGCATCGCCGTTCCTCGAGCGCGCGGCCGCGGCCGTCGAGCAGGCGGGCCTGCCGGCCGACTCGATCATCGTGCTGGACGGCGCGGAGGGCTACCCCTCGCTGCGCGACCTGCTCGGCAGCACCGCCGACGTGCCCGCCGCCGACGTCGTGGCCACCGACACCGCGGTGCTCCCGTACTCCTCCGGCACCACGGGCCTGGCCAAGGGCGTCATCCTGACGCACCGCAACCTGGTGGCGAACCTGCTGCAGATCCAGCAGATGGGCACCGTCACCGGCGAGACGAAGATCCTCGCGGTCCTGCCGTTCTTCCACATCTACGGCATGACCGTGATGATGAACCAGGGCCTGCATGCGAACGCCACGGTGATCACGATGCCGAAGTTCGACCTGCCGGAGTTCCTGCGGATCATCTCCGAGTACCAGATCCAGCGCGTCTACATCGCGCCGCCGGTGGCCGTCGCGCTGGCCAAGCACCCGATCGTCGACCAGTACGACCTGTCCTGCATCGACATCATCTTCTCCGGCGCCGCCCCGCTCGACGCCGAGCTCGGGCACGCGATGGGCAAGCGGCTGGGCTGCACCGTCCTGCAGGGCTACGGGATGACGGAGCTCTCGCCCGTCAGTCACTGCATGCCCGACGACCGCGCCGATCTCGACCTGAACTCCTCGGGCTTCGCGCTGCCCAACATCGAGTGCAAGCTCGTCGACCCGGAGACCGGCGAGGAGGTCGGCCCCGGCGGCCGCGGCGAGCTGTGGGTCAAGGGTCCCAACGTGATGGTCGGCTACCTCAACAACCCCGAGGCCACCGCCGCCACGCTCGACGACGAGGGCTACCTGCACACCGGCGACGTCGCGGAGGTCACCGAGGAGGGCGTCTTCTCGATCGTCGACCGCGTCAAGGAGCTGATCAAGTACAAGGGCTACCAGGTGCCGCCCGCCGAGCTGGAGGCCCTGCTGCTGACGAACGCGAAGATCGCCGACGCCGCCGTCATCGGGGTGAAGGACGCCGAGGGCGAGGAGGTGCCGAAGGCGTTCATCGTGACGCAGCAGGGCGCCGAGATCACCGCCGACGAGGTCATGGCCTTCGTCGCGGAGCGCATCGCCCCGCACAAGAAGGTGCGCGTGGTCGAGTTCATCGACGAGATCCCGAAGTCGGCCAGCGGCAAGATCCTGCGCAAGGACCTCCGCGCTCGGGAAGCCGCCAACGCCTGA
- a CDS encoding dihydrofolate reductase family protein codes for MSDADAGPGKVVVNRAMSLDGFIAGPDDVMDWMFEHFGNDLFPEVVQATGAMLVGRRTHEVAKRMSPPEGAEYDGGPVFVLTHRPPDEPEPGVTFLTCDLAEAVATARASAGGKDLEILGADVAGQCLQRGLVDEILVYVLPVLLGDGVRFSAPGLGRIDLEPFGTTQSGSVTMLRFRVRT; via the coding sequence ATGAGCGATGCGGATGCGGGCCCGGGCAAGGTCGTGGTGAACAGGGCGATGTCGTTGGACGGCTTCATCGCCGGCCCCGACGACGTGATGGACTGGATGTTCGAGCACTTCGGGAACGACCTGTTCCCCGAGGTCGTGCAGGCCACCGGCGCCATGCTCGTCGGCCGGCGCACCCACGAGGTCGCCAAGCGGATGTCCCCTCCCGAGGGCGCCGAGTACGACGGGGGACCGGTGTTCGTCCTGACGCACCGGCCGCCGGACGAGCCGGAGCCCGGCGTCACGTTCCTCACCTGCGATCTCGCGGAGGCCGTCGCCACGGCGCGGGCCTCCGCGGGCGGGAAGGACCTGGAGATCCTCGGTGCCGACGTGGCCGGTCAGTGCCTGCAGCGGGGACTCGTCGACGAGATCCTGGTCTACGTCCTGCCGGTGCTGCTCGGTGACGGCGTGCGGTTCTCGGCCCCGGGCCTCGGCAGGATCGACCTGGAACCGTTCGGCACCACGCAGTCGGGTTCCGTGACGATGCTCCGCTTCCGCGTGCGGACGTAG
- a CDS encoding dihydrofolate reductase family protein: protein MATTLYSATMSLDGFIAGPDGDMSWLTEHLTGGNPTAERLLAGVGAILAGRTTYGGDDPNRGTEKEGAFGGAYHGPVVVLTHRPPADPPPDVVFCTDLHDAVARACGAAGEGYVNVLGADVARQCVAAGLLDEVLVFVAPVLLGDGVRLFHHPGGAQVRLERLPGETEHWYRVLRRGGADAA from the coding sequence ATGGCCACGACCCTGTACTCCGCGACGATGTCGCTCGACGGCTTCATCGCCGGCCCAGACGGCGACATGTCGTGGCTGACCGAGCACCTGACCGGCGGGAACCCGACCGCGGAGCGCCTGCTGGCCGGGGTCGGCGCCATCCTGGCCGGCCGCACCACCTACGGCGGCGACGACCCCAACCGCGGCACCGAGAAGGAGGGGGCGTTCGGCGGCGCCTACCACGGCCCGGTGGTCGTCCTGACCCACCGTCCGCCCGCCGACCCACCACCGGACGTCGTGTTCTGCACCGACCTCCACGACGCCGTCGCGCGGGCGTGCGGGGCGGCGGGCGAGGGCTACGTCAACGTCCTCGGCGCCGACGTCGCCCGGCAGTGCGTCGCGGCCGGCCTGCTCGACGAGGTGCTGGTGTTCGTCGCCCCGGTTCTGCTCGGCGACGGCGTCCGCCTGTTCCACCACCCGGGAGGTGCGCAGGTCCGGCTCGAACGGCTCCCGGGCGAGACGGAGCACTGGTACCGCGTGCTGCGCCGGGGCGGCGCCGACGCTGCCTAG
- a CDS encoding MarR family winged helix-turn-helix transcriptional regulator, with product MAQSESAWSMNLDEQLCFSLYAASRAMISCYRPQLDAVGITYPQYLVMLVLWEREEATVTSIGAALQLETGTLSPLLKRLEAAGFVDRRRQETDERSVLVSLTAAGRELRERVPDIQRRVGLATGLTHDDIAELRRTLDDLSRQLRAAGVAQPTGTDTPTPPRVSAP from the coding sequence ATGGCGCAGTCGGAATCCGCGTGGTCGATGAACCTCGACGAGCAGCTGTGCTTCTCGCTGTACGCCGCGTCCCGGGCGATGATCAGCTGCTACCGCCCTCAGCTCGACGCCGTCGGCATCACCTATCCGCAGTACCTCGTGATGCTCGTGCTCTGGGAGCGCGAGGAGGCCACGGTCACCTCGATCGGCGCGGCCCTGCAGCTGGAGACCGGCACGCTCTCGCCGCTGCTCAAGCGGCTGGAGGCCGCCGGCTTCGTCGACCGGCGCCGCCAGGAGACCGACGAGCGATCGGTGCTCGTGTCGCTCACCGCGGCGGGTCGGGAGCTGCGTGAGCGGGTGCCCGACATCCAGCGCCGGGTCGGCCTGGCCACCGGGCTGACCCACGACGACATCGCCGAGCTGCGGCGCACCCTCGACGACCTGAGTCGCCAGCTGCGCGCCGCCGGGGTCGCTCAGCCGACCGGGACCGACACGCCCACGCCGCCGCGGGTGTCGGCCCCGTAG
- a CDS encoding VOC family protein, whose amino-acid sequence MPVQRLNHAVLYVRDLDTSVTFYQQVLGFRTVAGVPGRAAFLQAEASTNDHDLGLFAIGAQAGASGAGRSTVGLYHLAWEVDTLGELRRIAGVLREHGALVGASDHGSTKALYAHDPDGIEFEVSWLVPAALLDGDATMRTAALDIDAEIARYGADTRGGVGVSVPVG is encoded by the coding sequence ATGCCCGTCCAGCGCCTCAACCACGCCGTCCTCTACGTCCGTGACCTCGACACCAGCGTCACCTTCTACCAGCAGGTCCTGGGATTCCGCACCGTCGCCGGCGTCCCCGGGCGAGCCGCGTTCCTACAGGCCGAGGCGTCGACCAACGACCACGACCTGGGCCTGTTCGCGATCGGCGCGCAGGCGGGGGCCTCCGGTGCGGGCCGGAGCACGGTGGGGCTCTACCACCTGGCCTGGGAGGTCGACACCCTCGGCGAGCTGCGGCGTATCGCCGGCGTGCTGCGCGAGCACGGCGCGCTCGTCGGCGCGTCCGACCACGGCAGCACCAAGGCGCTCTACGCCCACGACCCCGACGGCATCGAGTTCGAGGTGAGCTGGCTGGTGCCGGCCGCACTGCTGGACGGGGACGCGACCATGCGCACGGCGGCGCTGGACATCGACGCGGAGATCGCCCGCTACGGGGCCGACACCCGCGGCGGCGTGGGCGTGTCGGTCCCGGTCGGCTGA